The following proteins are encoded in a genomic region of Eriocheir sinensis breed Jianghai 21 chromosome 2, ASM2467909v1, whole genome shotgun sequence:
- the LOC126999387 gene encoding uncharacterized protein LOC126999387, whose amino-acid sequence MCRRARVPWGVLLGGLAVFLVTNCIKGAWEASVDSERRLEGEKELYARLLGPLSPEDPKLLPVLRERYLTPPSSKPYNLSTDPLYQKLRTYGSWVFIHPQIKKLFGDRRGGFFVEAGALDGERLSNTLWLEQELGWIGLLIEPNSVNYKNLLTKHRKAWSSHTCLSSQPYPKEEVFVSLSKKVRQESKVIREAYDLHGSSHVLGVTLDSRLYDNQLRASDKSYSVVQCFPLVSYLLALNVSTVDLLSLDVQGVEKDVLNNFPWSRVVVRVIVVEVVHRETYDEAFVEYMKSKNFTLVFFRGEDYIFVRNGDPLLKKVQAVTLVMNRPAKDPTSPSSSSELPQRGNKSHR is encoded by the exons atGTGTCGCCGCGCAAGGGTCCCGTGGGGTGTCCTGTTGGGCGGCCTCGCTGTTTTCCTGGTGACCAACtgcataaag GGGGCGTGGGAGGCGAGCGTGGACTCCGAAAGGCGGCTGGAGGGCGAGAAGGAGCTGTATGCGAGGCTTCTTGGACCTTTGTCTCCCGAGGACCCAAAACTCCTGCCGGTGCTGAGGGAGCGGTACCTCACGCCGCCCTCCTCCAAGCCATACAACCTGTCCACCGACCCTCTCTACCAAAAACTTAGGACCTACGGCAGCTGGGTCTTCATCCACCCGCAAATTAAAAAGCTTTTTGGCGATAGGCGCGGCGGCTTCTTCGTGGAGGCAGGGGCGCTGGACGGAGAGAGGCTGTCCAACACTCTGTGGCTGGAGCAGGAGTTAGGCTGGATTGGTCTCCTTATCGAACCCAACTCCGTGAACTACAAGAACCTTCTGACTAAACACCGTAAGGCATGGTCGTCACACACATGCCTCTCCTCGCAGCCGTACCCTAAGGAGGAGGTGTTTGTCTCGCTCTCCAAGAAAGTTCGTCAAGAGTCAAAAGTGATTCGAGAAGCGTACGACCTCCATGGCTCGTCGCATGTGCTTGGGGTCACCCTCGACTCAAGGCTGTACGACAACCAGCTCCGCGCATCCGACAAGTCGTACTCGGTGGTGCAGTGCTTCCCCCTCGTGTCGTACCTCCTCGCCCTCAATGTCTCCACCGTGGACCTGCTCTCCCTCGACGTGCAGGGCGTGGAGAAGGACGTGCTGAATAACTTCCCTTGGTCCCGCGTTGTCGTTCGAGTGATAGTGGTCGAAGTGGTTCACCGGGAGACCTATGATGAGGCCTTCGTCGAGTACATGAAGAGTAAGAACTTCACGCTCGTGTTCTTCAGGGGCGAGGACTATATCTTCGTGAGGAATGGTGACCCGTTACTGAAGAAGGTACAGGCGGTGACGCTCGTGATGAACCGGCCTGCTAAAGACCCCaccagcccctcctcctcctcggagcTGCCTCAAAGGGGGAACAAGAGCCACCGCTGA